The following proteins are co-located in the Vidua macroura isolate BioBank_ID:100142 chromosome 37, ASM2450914v1, whole genome shotgun sequence genome:
- the LOC128821265 gene encoding uncharacterized protein LOC128821265: MEPRELLEALVAVVATLGELVATVAGPYGDVLLAVSPKSLHTALGTFISHLRDTLEHHGVTSLGRALAALRATPGATWAHVTSAAGAWRDSVAELGDRWDRLAREATELHDACRDAATREATTAATATALAGDLQDKATRWGTADDNLIAVTRELPLALDKEEVASVVATHEARVEAATNKVVAATKAMEEAVVAASEAGAATRRGQRADVALELLERLVAACDKATAFPQELRRQLGDIQATLKGTNEMSPDVPEALVVAVAEAERLWDASARLAMCHLLGTLGDIRRLLSSRPGGPGTRTVAERCQRAIEDIPRLLQGQ, from the exons ATGGAGCCCCGCGAG ctgctggaggCGCTGGTGGCCGTGGTGGCCACCCTGGGAGAGCTGGTGGCCACTGTGGCCGGGCCGTACGGTGACGTGCTGCTGGCCGTGTCCCCAAAGTCCCTGCACACGGCCCTGGGGACCTTCATCAGTCACCTCCGGGACACCCTGGAGCACCAcggtgtcacctccctgggccGGGCCCTGGCCGCCCTCAGGGCCACTCCAGGGGCCACCTGGGCCCATGTGACAAGTGCAGCCGGTGCCTGGCGGGACTCGGTGGCTGAGCTCGGGGACCGCTGGGACCGACTGGCCAGGGAGGCCACCGAACTCCACGACGCCTGCAGGGATGCAGCCACCAGGGAGGCCACCACGGcggccactgccactgccctggctggggaCCTGCAGGACAAGGCCACCCGCTGGGGAACAGCAGATGACAACCTTATAGCTGTGACCCGGGAGCTGCCGCTGGCCCTGGACAAGGAGGAGGTGGCCTCAGTGGTGGCCACACATGAGGCCCGGGTGGAGGCAGCCACCAACAAGGTGGTGGCGGCCACCAAGGCCATGGAAGAGGCCGTGGTGGCCGCCAGCGAGGCCGGGGCAGCcaccaggaggggacagcgggcAGACgtggccctggagctgctggagcgcTTGGTGGCTGCATGTGACAAAGCCACCGCATTCCCCCAGGAGCTGCGGCGACAGCTTGGGGACATCCAGGCCACCCTGAAGGGGACAAATGAgatgtcccctgatgtccctgAGGCCTTGGTGGTTGCAGTGGCCGAGGCTGAGCGGCTGTGGGATGCCAGCGCCCGCCTGGCCATGTGTCAcctgctggggacacttggggacatccGCAGGCTCCTCTCAAGTCGCCCTGGTGGCCCCGGTACCCGCACGGTGGCCGAGCGGTGCCAAAGAGCCATCGAGGACATCCcgaggctgctgcagggacagtga
- the LOC128821266 gene encoding uncharacterized protein LOC128821266, whose product MGTGMEPEVSPPALPTEVVLAVAARHRALAALVALAEALGTPDSVTAALAEAEATLGQAWEALRGLEKAQEAAVAPAVALGTLGDEDEQRLRQLGAVAEAAAAALEREERRARRCQRWLRAGHGLAVGLMVLCGGVLSLDSARAALGVAEDNHLLLALAAVAVSCEVAWRGLGTSRRHLATAAGHQRDMAVRLRDRARRVAAARASAEATAATNEATADVLGQLEEVTLALGRLVAAVTRDREVTPWGTQGQGFPSAARALGDIVVALGTSGEGHEEVTQRLEVAQGALAGQG is encoded by the exons atggggacagggatggagcccGAG gtgtccccccctgccctccccaccgAGGTGGTCCTGGCGGTGGCTGCGCGGCACAgggccctggcagccctggtggccctggccGAGGCCTTGGGGACACCGGACAGCGTCACCGCGGCGCTGGCCGAGGCCGAGGCCACTCTGGGCCAGGCCTGGGAGGCCCTGAGGGGGCTGGAGAAGGCCCAGGAGGCTGCGGTGGCCCCGGCGGTGGCCCTGGGGACCCTGGGGGACGAGGACGAGCAGCGACTGCGGCAGCTCGGGGCCGTGGCcgaggcggcggcagcggcacTGGAGCGTGAGGAGAGACGGGCACGGCGGTGCCAGCGCTGGCTGCGGGCTGGGCACGGTCTGGCCGTGGGGCTGATGGTGCTGTGCGGTGGTGTGT tgtccctggACTCGGCCCGTGCCGCCCTGGGGGTGGCCGAGGACAatcacctgctgctggccctggctgcGGTGGCCGTGTCCTGCGAGGTGGCTTGGCGGGGCTTGGGGACATCGCGGCGTCACCTGGCCACCGCCGCGGGCCACCAACGGGACATGGCTGTGCGCCTGCGGGACCGCGCCCGGCGGGTGGCGGCCGCCAGAGCCAGCGCCGAGGCCACCGCGGCCACCAACGAGGCCACCGCAgatgtgctggggcagctggaggaggtgaCGCTGGCGCTGGGGAGGTTGGTGGCTGCTGTCACCcgggacagggaggtgacaccgtgggggacacagggacagggcttCCCCAGTGCTGCCCGGGCACTCGGGGACATTgtggtggccttggggacatcgggggagGGTCACGAGGAGGTGACACAGAGGCTGGAGGTGGCCCAGGGGGCGCTGGCGGGGCAGGGGTAG